Proteins from a genomic interval of Amphiura filiformis chromosome 9, Afil_fr2py, whole genome shotgun sequence:
- the LOC140160111 gene encoding sodium- and chloride-dependent glycine transporter 1-like, giving the protein MAPKREQWGSRIDFILSAMGYAIGLGNVWRFPYLAYENGGGAFLLPYLIMLFVIVLPLVFMEVCFGQFGSLGCISSWRIAPIFKGIGYGMVILSALFCLYYNIIIAYALYYMCASCQSTLPWVGCNQTWNTDECWEPPSKTKPVDGVTLEPSPSPTPTLDPNVTRVYASEEYWKYKVLDMSAGLHDLGDFKWDVLVCFIVVWIVVYLCIIKGSQNVRKVVYVTVTFPYLVLVILFFVGIFQPGAVDGILYFITPDFAKLKSSRVWLAAANQVFFSYGVAWGTHHTLSSYNRFHNDSYRDVFIILTAGALTSIFAGFVIFSILGFMSYDIGLPIDKVVDAGLGLAFVAYPEAISRIPVVPQLWSFLFFLMLISLGLDSQFVTVETVITAFTDEFVDRVPWLRTKKPLTILAVCVLMFCAGLTFTTQGGIYIMTLFDWYCTGYSAMFFGFLEIIVISYIYGLNRFTKEIKIMVGHTPGIIWKLMWGLVTPGVILFIFIYSLVDYTGAYVMDYVFPPWAEGVGWALVLMSVVPFFVYFIYYLCSLDGPLTMRLKTAITPLPEWGPARNKNRIEAGYAPIPGWGKIKQKDEFWHKRPRDETVDGHINKGFYDVELAQIEGSTSSKGENDVATE; this is encoded by the exons atggCCCCCAAACGTGAGCAATGGGGTAGTAGGATAGACTTCATCCTGTCCGCAATGGGGTATGCCATTGGCTTAGGAAATGTCTGGAGATTTCCTTATTTGGCATATGAGAACGGAGGAG GTGCATTTCTTCTACCCTACCTCATCATGTTGTTCGTCATCGTCTTACCATTAGTTTTTATGGAAGTTTGCTTTGGCCAATTTGGAAGTCTTGGATGCATCAGTTCTTGGAGAATTGCACCAATCTTTAAAG GTATCGGCTACGGTATGGTCATCTTGTCAGCTTTATTCTGTCTCTACTACAACATCATCATCGCCTATGCCTTGTATTATATGTGTGCTTCGTGTCAATCCACGTTGCCATGGGTAGGGTGTAATCAAACATGGAATACGGACGAGTGTTGGGAACCACCATCGAAGACCAAACCAGTGGATGGTGTAACGCTGGAACCATCTCCGAGTCCGACTCCGACTTTAGATCCGAATGTGACTAGAGTATACGCGAGTGAAGAGTATTGGAA GTATAAGGTATTGGATATGTCAGCTGGGCTTCATGATCTTGGCGACTTCAAGTGGGATGTTTTAGTATGTTTTATTGTCGTGTGGATTGTTGTGTATCTATGCATTATTAAAGGGAGTCAAAACGTCAGGAAG GTAGTCTATGTTACGGTGACCTTCCCATATCTGGTGTTAGTTATCCTGTTCTTCGTCGGTATATTTCAACCTGGTGCAGTCGATGGAATTCTTTATTTTATAACTCCAGATTTCGCTAAACTAAAAAGCTCAAGG gtttgGTTAGCAGCGGCTAACCAGGTTTTCTTTTCCTATGGAGTCGCTTGGGGGACGCATCACACGTTATCTAGTTACAATAGATTCCACAACGATTCCTATAG AGATGTGTTTATAATCCTCACAGCCGGTGCTTTAACCAGCATATTTGCAGGTTTTGTTATATTCAGTATTCTTGGGTTCATGTCGTACGACATTGGTTTACCAATAGACAAAGTCGTGGATGCAG GTCTTGGCCTTGCTTTCGTGGCTTATCCTGAAGCCATTTCAAGAATACCAGTTGTTCCACAATTATGGTCATTTCTTTTCTTCCTTATGCTCATATCGCTTGGACTGGACAGCCAG TTTGTTACAGTTGAGACTGTAATTACAGCATTTACGGATGAATTTGTTGATCGGGTGCCATGGTTACGTACCAAAAAGCCGCTTACAATTTTAGCCGTTTGTGTTCTGATGTTTTGTGCAGGATTAACGTTTACAACACAG gGTGGTATCTATATAATGACATTGTTTGACTGGTACTGCACTGGATATAGTGCAATGTTCTTCGGTTTCCTAGAAATAATAGTCATATCATATATTTATG GATTGAATCGGTTTACAAAGGAGATCAAGATCATGGTTGGACACACGCCAGGTATCATATGGAAACTCATGTGGGGTCTTGTTACACCAGGGGTTATCTTG ttCATATTTATCTACAGCCTTGTGGATTACACTGGAGCATACGTTATGGATTATGTCTTTCCACCCTGGGCTGAGGGGGTCGGCTGGGCATTAGTTCTGATGTCCGTTGTTCCATTCTTcgtatattttatatattatctATGTTCATTGGATGGACCGCTTACTATG CGATTGAAGACTGCCATAACGCCATTACCAGAATGGGGGCCAGCTAGAAATAAGAACCGTATAGAAGCTGGGTATGCACCTATCCCTGGCTGGGGAAAGATAAAGCAAAAAGACGAATTCTGGCACAAGAGGCCGCGAGATGAAACGGTAGATGGACATATTAATAAAGGATTTTATGATGTAGAACTAGCGCAGATAGAGGGTAGTACTAGTTCTAAAGGTGAAAATGATGTAGCAACTGAATGA